In Polyangiaceae bacterium, a genomic segment contains:
- a CDS encoding alpha-amylase: protein MVNTRGLVLAAVLGAASTGCMDFEGLEGDRPIKTNVQDWRNEVVYQLLVDRFANGDLANDYRVQRDAPARYHGGDWRGVEEHLDYLQNLGVTAIWISPIVKNVETDAGVDGYHGYWTQDFTQLNPHFGDLASLRRMIDKAHDHGIKVILDIVVNHVGQLFYYDINLNGQPDERVEGAGPVIAPKPPQGGTETSPVVHINEYDPDYDPRGVQAWTSLGEAGPAPIIFAYDPASNHMPPEPEIFQEPRAYNRRGRVWDWNDDEQVIKGDFPGGLKDLNTEDPDVRQALTDVFVHWVELTDLDGFRIDTLKHVEHGFWQTFAPQVRARLAADGKKNFFMFGEAFDGRDDLVGSYTFDNEVDSVFYFPQHFTVFRDVFQQGLSTDRIETLFSQRLNPGGNYGTVPQENGIGVPPNKALVNFLDNHDVSRFLFNRPDPAALNNALLFLFTEDGIPCVYYGTEQAFSGGNDPANREDLWKSGYDQQSPQYQWIRRLSRIRRAYPALTHGDLKITWASDRAGDEPDAGIVAFERTGGDAGDAYALVVINTNANHESSPQFNGTPMTTSLPDGTVLVNVLDPNEAPVTVGAGGGLSVTVPATSGKILVRQGDVVAGL from the coding sequence ATGGTCAACACGCGAGGGCTCGTGCTGGCGGCCGTCCTCGGCGCGGCTTCCACCGGATGCATGGACTTCGAAGGGCTGGAGGGGGACCGCCCGATCAAGACCAACGTCCAGGACTGGCGCAACGAGGTCGTCTACCAGTTGCTCGTGGATCGCTTCGCCAACGGCGATCTCGCGAACGACTACCGTGTCCAGCGGGACGCACCGGCGCGCTACCACGGGGGCGATTGGCGTGGCGTGGAAGAGCACCTCGACTACCTCCAGAACCTGGGCGTCACGGCGATCTGGATCTCTCCCATCGTGAAGAACGTGGAGACGGACGCGGGCGTGGACGGCTACCACGGCTACTGGACGCAGGACTTCACGCAGCTCAATCCGCACTTCGGGGATTTGGCGAGCCTGCGGCGCATGATCGACAAAGCGCACGACCACGGCATCAAGGTGATCCTGGACATCGTGGTGAACCACGTCGGCCAGCTCTTCTATTACGACATCAACCTGAACGGGCAGCCCGACGAGCGGGTGGAAGGGGCCGGACCGGTGATCGCGCCGAAGCCGCCCCAGGGCGGGACCGAGACCAGCCCCGTCGTCCACATCAACGAGTACGACCCGGACTACGATCCGCGAGGCGTGCAAGCCTGGACCAGCCTGGGAGAAGCCGGGCCGGCGCCCATCATCTTTGCCTACGACCCGGCGTCCAATCACATGCCCCCGGAGCCGGAGATCTTCCAAGAGCCCCGGGCCTACAACCGGCGCGGCCGGGTATGGGACTGGAACGACGACGAGCAGGTCATCAAGGGAGACTTCCCCGGCGGGCTGAAGGACCTCAACACCGAGGACCCCGACGTGCGGCAGGCCCTGACGGACGTCTTCGTGCACTGGGTGGAGCTGACGGACCTGGATGGCTTCCGCATCGACACCTTGAAGCACGTGGAGCACGGCTTCTGGCAGACGTTTGCGCCGCAGGTGCGCGCCCGCCTCGCCGCGGACGGCAAGAAGAACTTCTTCATGTTCGGAGAAGCCTTCGACGGCCGGGACGACTTGGTCGGCTCCTATACCTTCGACAACGAGGTCGACAGCGTCTTCTACTTCCCGCAGCACTTCACCGTGTTCCGCGACGTGTTCCAGCAGGGCCTGAGCACGGATCGCATCGAGACGCTGTTTTCACAGCGTCTGAATCCGGGTGGCAACTACGGCACGGTGCCGCAAGAGAACGGCATCGGCGTGCCCCCGAACAAGGCGCTGGTGAACTTCCTGGACAACCACGACGTCTCCCGCTTCTTGTTCAACCGTCCGGATCCCGCGGCGCTGAACAACGCGCTCTTGTTCCTGTTCACGGAGGACGGCATCCCGTGCGTGTACTACGGCACGGAGCAAGCCTTCTCCGGCGGCAACGATCCGGCGAACCGCGAAGACCTGTGGAAGAGCGGTTACGACCAGCAGAGCCCGCAGTATCAGTGGATCCGCCGTCTGTCGCGGATCCGCCGGGCGTATCCCGCGCTCACCCATGGGGATCTCAAGATCACTTGGGCATCGGATCGCGCGGGGGACGAGCCGGACGCCGGCATCGTCGCCTTCGAGCGCACCGGCGGCGACGCCGGGGACGCCTACGCGCTGGTGGTGATCAACACCAACGCGAATCACGAGAGCTCCCCGCAGTTCAACGGCACGCCCATGACCACGTCTTTGCCCGATGGCACCGTGCTCGTGAACGTGCTCGATCCGAACGAGGCGCCCGTCACCGTGGGCGCCGGGGGTGGGCTCAGCGTCACGGTCCCCGCCACCAGCGGCAAGATCCTGGTGCGCCAGGGCGACGTGGTGGCGGGCCTGTGA
- a CDS encoding amino acid permease, translating into MKELERSLGAVSVIAISMSSMLGSGIFVLPGLAAAKTGPSVWLAYVLAGLCVFPAAACKAELATAMPTSGGTYVYIDRIFGPLAGTVAGMALWLSMLMKSAFALVGFGTYLIALSDLPVKPTASVLLVAIMALNVLGVQKVGKAQTAVVFVAVVVLIGLIGFGVGDIERENLRGGLVHGPGGLLAATGFVFVAYNGVTKVAAIAEEVKNPERNIPLGMLGSLFFVVILYAALALTLVGVVPHEQLGTDLHPIYTLASRVGGRWVAAGAAVLGVITMTSMANSGLLAASRFPFAMARDRLLPDVLKDVHRRFLTPVPAILLTGITMMVALWLLDVERLAKMASGLVIMLFITVNLSVVVFRESGVHWYQPKYRSPLYPWLQAFGVLAGLALLVSLGPLVLFGASLVVIPGLGLFLFYGRRRTVRVGVVGQRARRAELLQGGPSSVRPEFSVEGNAPVVVALFGKEHSPEMVVELGAALADREKLQVLHLTEVPEQTLLDAALEEDVAVRSLRRRVMALGEDRAADIEFHAVLSRDLGQTVLSATAKVSCHWVVMEWRGRERDTLLPYNPIGWLINNLDANLAFYKDAGVRHVREILVYAEPGPHDALVVETANHLARLWRANVTMARFVADDAPQTSLQAERDYVGQLCHLCTAPTSELIVRGKNKIQALSALTAAYDLLVMSAPDVTLLRQIRGTDQDRIKARAGCSVLTVRTPRGRTHEAFAKLKAEAPVEQCRLPEYVAPNALSARVQVPNKDALFSYFAKMFAPVLGNVSMQDIDAALWERERTQNTSVGHGVALPHATINDAKRAYVGVFTTDKPVDYLGPDDQPVDVFFVTICPPSERQTHLQLLSRIAALSLKTNLLERLREAEDPEAMRRAIEECSTQIEA; encoded by the coding sequence GTGAAGGAGCTCGAGCGCAGCCTCGGAGCGGTCAGCGTCATCGCCATCAGCATGAGCTCCATGCTGGGCAGCGGCATCTTCGTGCTCCCGGGCCTGGCGGCGGCCAAGACAGGGCCCAGCGTGTGGCTCGCTTACGTGCTGGCGGGGCTGTGCGTGTTTCCCGCGGCGGCGTGCAAGGCGGAGCTGGCCACGGCGATGCCCACCTCCGGCGGCACCTACGTGTACATCGATCGCATCTTCGGGCCGCTGGCGGGAACCGTGGCGGGCATGGCGCTGTGGCTCAGCATGCTCATGAAGAGCGCGTTCGCGCTGGTGGGTTTCGGCACCTATCTCATCGCCCTGAGTGACTTGCCGGTGAAGCCCACGGCGTCGGTGCTGCTGGTCGCCATCATGGCGCTCAACGTGCTGGGCGTGCAGAAGGTGGGCAAGGCGCAGACCGCGGTCGTGTTCGTGGCGGTGGTGGTGCTCATCGGGCTCATCGGCTTTGGGGTGGGGGACATAGAGCGTGAGAACCTGCGCGGTGGTCTGGTGCACGGCCCCGGCGGCTTGCTCGCCGCCACGGGCTTCGTGTTCGTCGCCTACAACGGCGTCACCAAGGTCGCGGCCATCGCGGAAGAGGTGAAGAACCCGGAGCGGAACATCCCCCTGGGTATGCTCGGGTCGCTGTTCTTCGTCGTGATCCTGTACGCGGCGTTGGCGCTCACGTTGGTGGGCGTGGTGCCCCACGAACAGCTGGGCACGGATCTGCATCCCATCTACACCCTCGCCAGCCGCGTTGGTGGGCGCTGGGTCGCTGCCGGTGCCGCGGTGCTGGGCGTCATCACCATGACCAGCATGGCGAACTCGGGTCTCTTGGCGGCCTCGCGCTTCCCCTTCGCCATGGCGCGGGACCGGCTCTTGCCGGACGTGCTGAAGGACGTGCACCGCAGGTTCCTCACGCCGGTGCCCGCCATCTTGCTCACCGGCATCACGATGATGGTCGCCCTCTGGCTGCTGGACGTGGAGCGACTGGCCAAGATGGCGAGCGGTCTCGTCATCATGCTGTTCATCACCGTGAATCTCTCGGTGGTGGTGTTCCGCGAGAGCGGGGTGCACTGGTACCAGCCGAAGTACCGCTCCCCGCTGTACCCGTGGCTGCAGGCCTTCGGAGTGCTCGCTGGCCTGGCGCTGCTCGTGTCCCTCGGGCCGCTGGTGCTGTTCGGTGCGTCCTTGGTCGTGATCCCCGGGCTCGGCTTGTTCCTGTTCTACGGACGCCGGCGCACGGTCCGGGTCGGCGTGGTGGGGCAGCGCGCGCGCCGCGCGGAGCTGCTCCAGGGTGGCCCCAGCTCGGTGCGGCCGGAGTTCAGCGTGGAGGGCAACGCGCCGGTGGTGGTGGCGCTGTTCGGCAAGGAACACTCGCCGGAAATGGTGGTGGAGCTCGGCGCCGCGCTGGCAGATCGGGAGAAGCTCCAAGTGCTGCACCTGACGGAAGTGCCTGAGCAGACGCTCTTGGACGCCGCGCTGGAAGAAGACGTCGCCGTGCGCTCGCTCCGCCGCCGGGTGATGGCGCTGGGAGAGGACCGCGCTGCGGACATCGAGTTCCACGCCGTGCTCTCTCGCGATCTGGGCCAGACCGTGCTCAGCGCCACGGCCAAGGTCAGCTGCCACTGGGTGGTGATGGAATGGCGGGGCCGCGAGCGCGACACGCTCCTGCCCTACAATCCCATTGGTTGGCTGATCAACAACCTGGACGCCAACCTGGCGTTCTACAAGGACGCGGGCGTGCGCCACGTGCGCGAGATCCTGGTGTACGCGGAGCCGGGGCCGCACGACGCGCTGGTGGTGGAAACGGCCAATCACCTCGCGCGGCTGTGGCGCGCGAACGTGACCATGGCGCGCTTCGTGGCGGACGACGCGCCGCAGACGTCGCTCCAGGCCGAGCGCGACTACGTGGGCCAGTTGTGCCATTTGTGCACGGCACCTACCAGCGAGCTCATCGTGCGCGGCAAGAACAAGATCCAAGCGCTCTCTGCGCTCACGGCCGCCTACGACCTCTTGGTGATGAGCGCGCCGGACGTGACGCTCTTGCGGCAGATTCGGGGTACGGACCAGGACCGCATCAAGGCGCGCGCCGGTTGCTCCGTGCTCACGGTGCGCACTCCCCGCGGCCGGACCCACGAAGCCTTCGCCAAGCTCAAGGCCGAAGCGCCGGTGGAGCAGTGTCGACTGCCGGAGTACGTGGCCCCCAACGCGCTCTCGGCGCGCGTACAGGTGCCCAACAAGGACGCGCTGTTCAGCTACTTCGCCAAGATGTTCGCTCCCGTGCTGGGCAACGTGTCGATGCAAGACATCGACGCCGCCTTGTGGGAGCGGGAGCGCACGCAGAACACCTCCGTGGGGCACGGCGTGGCGCTGCCCCACGCCACCATCAACGACGCCAAGCGCGCCTATGTGGGCGTGTTCACCACGGACAAGCCCGTGGATTACCTGGGGCCGGACGACCAGCCCGTGGATGTGTTCTTCGTGACCATCTGCCCGCCCAGCGAGCGGCAGACTCACTTGCAGCTGCTCTCACGCATCGCGGCGTTGTCGCTCAAGACGAATCTCCTCGAACGCCTGCGCGAGGCAGAAGACCCCGAAGCCATGCGTCGCGCCATCGAAGAGTGCAGCACGCAGATCGAAGCTTGA